A window of the Janthinobacterium agaricidamnosum NBRC 102515 = DSM 9628 genome harbors these coding sequences:
- a CDS encoding CesT family type III secretion system chaperone: MNALLQNLKIAAPGNLNQKVCTVNFNQQLSIHFVHHSPGFVDVICEAGILSAPNSAIVLRELLALNSLDGDAWPISVTLHNASNNLVVWSRQELAKLDVSTLLEVVRYIHAKAAMVRLHVEKTLALGEARKSSTMFRMAQLNRNVNK; this comes from the coding sequence ATGAATGCGCTATTGCAAAACCTGAAGATAGCGGCACCGGGCAATCTCAATCAAAAAGTCTGCACGGTCAATTTCAATCAGCAATTGAGTATCCACTTTGTCCATCATTCGCCAGGGTTTGTCGATGTGATTTGCGAAGCGGGGATATTGTCGGCGCCAAATTCGGCCATCGTCCTGAGAGAACTATTGGCATTGAATAGCCTGGATGGCGATGCCTGGCCGATCAGCGTCACGCTGCATAACGCATCGAATAATCTGGTGGTATGGAGCAGGCAGGAATTGGCCAAGCTGGATGTTTCAACCTTGCTGGAAGTTGTACGCTATATCCATGCCAAGGCTGCGATGGTTCGTCTGCATGTCGAGAAAACGCTGGCGCTGGGCGAAGCGAGAAAGTCTTCCACCATGTTCCGTATGGCGCAATTGAATCGTAATGTAAATAAATAA
- a CDS encoding aldo/keto reductase, which produces MEYRELGRTGWNISTVSFGSWAIGGTWGDVDDAESLAALHGALDAGVNFFDTADVYGDGRSERLLAQLKKERGGDFYIASKAGRRLNPHVASGYNRDNLTAFVERSLKNLDTEAIDLLQLHCPPTDVYYMPETFAVLDDLVKAGKLRHYGVSVERVEEALKAIDYPNVQSVQIIYNIFRQRPQDLFFDEAIRRQVGILARLPLSSGMLTGKFTSASHFAADDHRQFNRQGEAFDRGETFSGFDFERGLRAVESLRGILPPGMSLVQLALRWLLMAPAVTCAIAGAKRISQVAENVSAADLPRLTPEVMQAIAAIYETQIKQHVHHYW; this is translated from the coding sequence ATGGAATATCGGGAACTTGGCCGTACTGGCTGGAATATATCGACGGTCAGTTTTGGCTCGTGGGCCATCGGCGGCACCTGGGGCGACGTCGACGATGCTGAATCGCTGGCCGCGCTGCATGGCGCGCTTGATGCCGGCGTGAACTTTTTCGATACCGCCGACGTATATGGCGATGGCCGCAGCGAGCGTTTGCTGGCGCAATTGAAGAAAGAACGCGGCGGCGATTTTTATATCGCGTCGAAAGCGGGCCGCCGCCTGAACCCGCACGTGGCGTCCGGCTACAACCGCGACAACCTGACCGCGTTTGTCGAGCGCAGCCTGAAAAATCTCGATACCGAGGCGATCGACCTGCTGCAATTGCATTGCCCGCCGACCGATGTGTATTACATGCCGGAAACGTTCGCAGTGCTGGACGACCTGGTCAAGGCGGGCAAGCTGCGCCATTACGGGGTCAGCGTCGAACGGGTCGAAGAGGCGTTGAAGGCGATTGACTATCCGAACGTGCAAAGCGTGCAAATCATCTACAACATCTTCCGCCAGCGTCCGCAAGACTTGTTCTTCGATGAAGCGATACGCCGCCAGGTCGGCATTCTGGCGCGCCTGCCGCTGTCGTCCGGCATGTTGACCGGCAAATTCACGTCGGCCAGCCATTTCGCGGCCGATGACCACCGCCAATTCAACCGCCAGGGCGAGGCGTTCGACCGTGGCGAGACTTTCTCGGGCTTCGATTTCGAACGCGGCCTGCGGGCGGTGGAATCGTTGCGTGGCATCTTGCCGCCTGGTATGTCGCTGGTGCAATTGGCCCTGCGCTGGCTGTTGATGGCGCCCGCCGTCACCTGTGCCATCGCCGGCGCAAAACGCATCAGTCAGGTCGCCGAAAACGTCAGCGCGGCCGATTTGCCGCGATTGACGCCGGAAGTGATGCAGGCGATCGCGGCGATCTACGAAACGCAAATCAAGCAGCACGTGCATCATTACTGGTAA
- a CDS encoding serine hydrolase, translated as MLKKIIATALMTLSSAAAVAAVPLGSQSVLVVEDGTGKVLLEKNANLVAPIASLTKLMTAMVVLDSKPDMDEPISIDKNDVDMLKHSTSRVPVGATISRHDVLQLALMSSDNRAAASLARTYPGGLTAFAVAVNAKIKALHMTQTVIEEPTGLSPHNRSTAADLLKMATAASAYPDIRRITTDSKDIIQINGRKVEYHNSNRLVGAKGWDIGLSKTGYTEEAGRCLIMRIKSAGRHATLVLLNAKANSARMMDALNIRRFLASADGDDEAKVVPVSTRYKHRSGKNSKRRHAAG; from the coding sequence ATGCTCAAGAAAATAATCGCTACCGCGTTGATGACACTATCAAGCGCCGCAGCCGTCGCCGCGGTACCGCTCGGCTCGCAATCGGTGCTGGTGGTCGAAGACGGCACCGGCAAAGTATTGCTTGAAAAAAATGCCAATCTCGTCGCGCCGATCGCCTCGCTGACCAAATTGATGACCGCCATGGTGGTGCTCGATTCCAAGCCCGACATGGATGAGCCGATCAGCATCGACAAGAACGATGTCGACATGCTCAAGCACAGCACCTCGCGGGTGCCGGTCGGCGCCACCATCAGCCGCCACGACGTCTTGCAACTGGCGCTGATGTCGTCCGACAACCGCGCCGCCGCGTCGCTGGCGCGCACCTACCCGGGCGGCCTGACTGCGTTCGCGGTGGCGGTCAACGCCAAGATCAAGGCGCTGCACATGACCCAGACCGTGATCGAAGAGCCGACCGGCCTGTCGCCGCACAACCGCTCGACCGCCGCCGATTTGCTGAAGATGGCCACCGCCGCGTCGGCCTACCCGGACATCCGCCGCATCACCACCGATTCCAAGGACATCATCCAGATCAATGGCCGCAAGGTGGAATACCACAATTCCAACCGCCTGGTCGGCGCCAAGGGCTGGGATATCGGCCTGTCGAAAACCGGCTACACCGAAGAAGCGGGCCGCTGCCTGATCATGCGCATCAAGTCGGCCGGCCGCCACGCCACGCTGGTGCTGCTGAACGCCAAGGCCAATTCGGCGCGCATGATGGATGCGCTCAATATCCGCCGCTTCCTGGCCAGCGCCGACGGCGATGACGAGGCAAAAGTGGTGCCGGTCTCGACCCGCTACAAACATCGTTCGGGCAAGAACTCGAAACGCCGCCACGCGGCGGGTTAA
- a CDS encoding TOBE domain-containing protein, whose amino-acid sequence MAISEINVRNQFRGKIKEIIFGPVVSEVDVETAHGIVTSVITSRSIKDLDLKVGSEVIALVKSTEVSIAKIQ is encoded by the coding sequence ATGGCAATTTCAGAAATCAATGTACGCAATCAATTCCGTGGCAAGATCAAGGAAATTATCTTCGGGCCGGTAGTGTCCGAGGTCGATGTCGAAACCGCGCATGGCATCGTCACTTCGGTGATCACGTCGCGCTCGATCAAGGACCTCGACCTGAAGGTCGGCAGCGAAGTGATTGCCCTGGTCAAGTCGACCGAAGTTTCCATCGCGAAAATTCAGTAA
- a CDS encoding sulfate ABC transporter substrate-binding protein, translating to MPAKNALSKLSNTVRRRLLGATLAAATVAAVGMPVAAHAEEPVVLLNVSYDVMRELFKDVNPAFIAEWKKSTGETLTIKQSHGGSSKQARSVADGLEASVVTMNQANDIDLLVDRGLVSADWNKKFPNNAAPFYSTMVYLVRKGNPKQIKNWDDLAKPGIKVIVPNPKTSGNGRYTYLAAWGSVIKKGGTEAQARDLVARLFKNVPVLDGGGRGATTTFTQREIGDVLVTFENEVQLVRKEFGDNFEVVYPPASILAESPVAVVDKVVDRRGIRKQATAYLQYLYSEPGQELVAQHFLRPRSETAARKYAANFKPISLFTVDEVFGGWKQAQKKHFDDGAEFDKIYQK from the coding sequence ATGCCTGCTAAAAACGCGCTTTCGAAGTTGAGCAACACCGTCCGCCGCCGCCTGCTCGGCGCCACCCTGGCCGCCGCAACGGTCGCCGCCGTGGGCATGCCGGTCGCGGCGCACGCCGAGGAACCGGTGGTGTTGCTGAACGTTTCCTACGATGTCATGCGCGAACTGTTCAAGGACGTCAACCCGGCCTTCATCGCCGAATGGAAGAAAAGTACCGGCGAAACGCTGACCATCAAGCAGTCGCACGGCGGTTCCAGCAAGCAGGCGCGCTCGGTCGCCGACGGCCTGGAAGCGTCGGTGGTGACGATGAACCAGGCTAACGACATCGATTTGCTGGTCGACCGCGGCCTGGTCAGCGCCGACTGGAACAAGAAATTCCCCAACAATGCGGCGCCGTTTTATTCGACCATGGTCTATCTGGTGCGCAAAGGCAATCCGAAACAAATCAAGAACTGGGACGACCTGGCCAAGCCCGGCATCAAGGTTATCGTGCCGAATCCCAAGACTTCCGGCAATGGCCGCTACACTTACCTGGCGGCATGGGGTTCGGTCATCAAGAAAGGCGGCACCGAAGCCCAGGCGCGCGACCTGGTGGCCCGCCTGTTCAAGAACGTGCCGGTGCTCGATGGCGGCGGCCGCGGAGCCACCACCACTTTTACGCAGCGTGAAATCGGCGACGTGCTGGTGACGTTTGAAAACGAAGTGCAACTGGTGCGCAAGGAATTCGGCGACAACTTCGAAGTGGTCTACCCGCCTGCCTCGATCCTGGCCGAATCGCCGGTCGCCGTGGTCGATAAAGTAGTCGACCGCCGCGGCATCCGCAAGCAAGCCACCGCCTACCTGCAATACCTGTACTCGGAACCTGGCCAGGAACTGGTGGCCCAGCACTTCCTGCGTCCGCGTTCGGAAACCGCCGCCAGGAAATACGCCGCGAACTTCAAGCCGATCAGCCTGTTCACTGTCGATGAGGTCTTCGGCGGCTGGAAACAAGCGCAGAAAAAACACTTCGACGACGGCGCCGAGTTCGACAAGATTTATCAGAAGTAA
- a CDS encoding GNAT family N-acetyltransferase, which produces MRRSISECCTIDHCNDPTILEAWLGNKTPQMVACWFGSPTNFSLVAVRDGKVVGVALLTRAGKLALCYLLPEAQRQGAGKALLERMELQAKEWNIKALQLHSTATGVAFFASQGYVHEGNVRSPYGVETIFFWKLLDGSACVAKSAEAKRKRFCNCNGA; this is translated from the coding sequence TTGCGCCGTTCGATCAGCGAATGCTGCACCATCGACCATTGCAACGACCCGACCATCCTCGAAGCGTGGCTGGGTAATAAAACGCCGCAAATGGTGGCTTGCTGGTTTGGCTCGCCGACCAATTTTTCATTGGTCGCGGTGCGGGACGGCAAGGTGGTGGGCGTCGCCTTGCTGACCCGCGCCGGCAAGCTGGCCTTATGTTATTTGTTGCCGGAAGCGCAGCGCCAAGGCGCCGGCAAGGCTTTGCTGGAACGGATGGAGCTGCAAGCGAAGGAGTGGAATATCAAGGCCTTGCAACTGCATAGCACGGCCACCGGCGTAGCGTTTTTCGCCAGCCAGGGTTATGTACATGAGGGAAATGTGCGTTCGCCATATGGGGTGGAAACGATTTTCTTCTGGAAGCTGCTTGATGGCAGCGCCTGTGTCGCCAAGAGCGCCGAAGCCAAGCGCAAGCGTTTTTGCAACTGCAACGGCGCCTGA
- a CDS encoding class II glutamine amidotransferase, with protein sequence MCQLLAMNSSKPAALGFSFEGFAERGGRTGEHKDGWGIAFHSSEGCTLYTDHLSSIDSPLAATIRDNPVKAKTIVAHIRKATQGRIALENSHPFIRELWGKTWSFAHNGDLKTWQAPADAAYLAHGDTDSERAFCHLLAGLRQRFPDRQPSRDILFEAIAGIATDIAGHGTFNFLLSDGDTLFAHCSTHLHYVVREYPFSVAKLIDCERSIDFRKHNHLDDRIAVIATHPLTSNEQWIAFAPGELKMFVGGEALAAAPSRTRQLLYC encoded by the coding sequence ATGTGCCAATTATTAGCAATGAATAGCAGCAAGCCAGCGGCGCTGGGGTTTTCCTTCGAAGGGTTCGCCGAACGGGGCGGACGGACCGGCGAACACAAGGATGGCTGGGGCATCGCCTTCCATTCCAGCGAAGGCTGCACGCTGTACACCGACCACCTGTCGTCGATCGATTCGCCGCTGGCGGCGACGATACGCGACAACCCGGTCAAGGCGAAAACCATCGTGGCGCATATCCGCAAAGCCACCCAGGGCCGCATCGCGCTGGAAAACAGCCACCCGTTCATCCGCGAACTGTGGGGCAAGACCTGGTCGTTCGCCCACAATGGCGACCTGAAAACCTGGCAGGCGCCGGCCGACGCGGCCTACCTGGCCCATGGCGACACCGACAGCGAACGGGCTTTTTGCCATTTGCTGGCCGGCTTGCGCCAGCGTTTTCCAGACCGCCAGCCAAGCCGCGACATCCTGTTCGAGGCCATCGCGGGCATCGCCACCGACATCGCCGGGCACGGCACCTTCAATTTTCTCTTGTCGGATGGCGACACCCTGTTCGCCCATTGCTCCACGCATTTGCATTACGTGGTGCGCGAATACCCGTTCTCGGTGGCCAAGCTGATCGATTGCGAACGCAGCATCGATTTCAGGAAACACAATCACCTGGATGACCGCATCGCCGTCATCGCGACCCATCCGCTGACGTCGAACGAGCAATGGATCGCCTTCGCGCCGGGCGAATTGAAAATGTTCGTGGGGGGAGAAGCGCTGGCCGCGGCGCCCTCGCGGACCCGCCAGCTACTTTACTGCTGA
- a CDS encoding EAL domain-containing protein yields the protein MTFPVLNNYLARLSHETQAATSVWLDVDGKAQGRFFNCTMTSAFQPLRQFDSGVAVAFEGLARSVSAADEGLSLWRLLDHAASDDESVELDRLCRMLHAINFFRQPEAGQSDLYLNVHDRLLSAVSSNHGHAFQRILDALGLPIGRIVLQLPAVTPNQGWLLNYVADNYRRNGFRLAVNVSSVHEALGLVERLRPDAFKLDAGNLADEAAAARLVTLCHENSIRVVFKRLESNKALEAVQRIAQAAAVPVYAQGYLLDRPTSVLQAAQQNAVKLAAAA from the coding sequence ATGACATTCCCTGTCCTGAATAATTATCTGGCGCGCTTGTCGCATGAAACCCAGGCCGCCACCAGCGTGTGGCTCGATGTCGACGGCAAGGCGCAGGGCCGCTTTTTCAATTGCACCATGACCAGCGCGTTCCAGCCGTTGCGCCAGTTCGACAGCGGCGTGGCGGTCGCCTTCGAAGGCCTGGCGCGCAGCGTGTCGGCGGCCGACGAGGGCTTGTCGCTGTGGCGCCTGCTGGACCATGCGGCCAGCGACGATGAGTCGGTCGAGCTGGACCGCTTGTGCCGCATGCTGCATGCGATTAATTTCTTCCGCCAGCCGGAAGCCGGGCAATCCGACCTGTACCTGAATGTGCATGACCGGCTGCTGAGCGCGGTCAGCAGCAATCACGGCCACGCGTTCCAGCGCATCCTCGACGCGCTCGGCTTGCCGATCGGACGCATCGTGCTGCAATTGCCGGCGGTAACGCCGAACCAGGGCTGGCTGCTTAATTACGTGGCCGACAATTACCGCCGCAACGGTTTCCGGCTGGCGGTGAATGTGTCCAGCGTGCATGAGGCGCTGGGCCTGGTCGAGCGGCTGCGTCCGGACGCCTTCAAGCTCGACGCCGGCAACCTGGCCGATGAAGCGGCGGCGGCCAGGCTGGTGACGCTGTGCCATGAGAACAGCATCCGTGTCGTGTTCAAGCGGCTGGAATCGAACAAGGCGCTGGAAGCGGTGCAGCGCATCGCCCAGGCGGCCGCCGTGCCGGTGTATGCGCAAGGTTATTTGCTGGACCGGCCGACCTCGGTCTTGCAAGCCGCGCAGCAAAATGCAGTCAAGCTGGCCGCCGCGGCGTGA
- a CDS encoding YcbK family protein: MASRRNFLQNGLGLAALGVISVPLVGCATRVPLNDTSATLAGAAPRLPAAPQAALVSAVPARPAASAGNAPSRIVQSSSPISELAPPPDIFDAQALLDQDFWLRPRVLEVTRPASRERAKLLYWKDGVVIDSAYQDLCHLLRDVNGKETAKIDPKLLETLWGTQAFVARYGIDEPLEILSGYRTPASNAKLREAGIPAARQSLHMVGKAADIRVSSLTPDVLGGLVRSFRQGGVGFYYRNSARGGWIHADTGLKRTWKG; the protein is encoded by the coding sequence ATGGCATCGCGCAGAAATTTTCTACAAAACGGATTGGGCCTGGCTGCGCTGGGCGTGATTTCGGTTCCACTGGTCGGTTGCGCCACCCGCGTACCGCTCAACGACACGTCGGCCACGCTGGCCGGTGCCGCGCCGAGACTGCCGGCCGCACCGCAAGCCGCGCTCGTTTCAGCGGTGCCTGCCAGGCCGGCAGCCAGCGCCGGCAATGCGCCTTCGCGCATCGTGCAATCGTCGTCGCCGATCAGCGAACTGGCGCCGCCACCCGATATTTTCGACGCCCAGGCCTTGCTCGACCAGGATTTCTGGCTGCGCCCGCGGGTGCTGGAAGTGACCCGTCCGGCCAGCCGCGAGCGGGCCAAGCTGCTGTACTGGAAAGACGGCGTCGTGATCGACTCGGCCTACCAGGACCTGTGCCATTTGCTGCGCGACGTGAATGGCAAGGAAACCGCCAAGATCGATCCGAAATTGCTGGAAACCTTGTGGGGCACGCAAGCCTTCGTGGCACGCTACGGCATCGATGAGCCGCTGGAAATCCTGTCCGGTTACCGCACGCCGGCGTCCAACGCCAAGCTGCGCGAAGCGGGCATTCCGGCCGCGCGCCAGTCGCTGCACATGGTCGGCAAGGCCGCCGATATCCGCGTCTCCAGCCTGACCCCGGACGTGCTGGGCGGCCTGGTGCGCAGTTTCCGCCAGGGCGGCGTCGGTTTTTATTACCGCAACAGCGCGCGCGGCGGCTGGATCCATGCCGACACCGGCTTGAAACGCACCTGGAAGGGTTGA
- a CDS encoding LysR family transcriptional regulator: MKFSSNNIELFLAVVDCGSFSAAARKLNRAPSAVSMALANIEAELGIALFDRGQREALPTPAALALIPHARLISGQLRQLHLHAIELSQGLESRVSLAIATEVEKRHFLAAIKALALRYPLLDIEVLSGPQDEVLDLLHRGRVSACLAFGGLQINNEEQFHLVGAESLVATMSPRHPALGGAGQAVYIEDLVQVRQIVVASRDLPLADARTLVGQASWRTDSLGMAIDMVEAGLGWANLPLSVIRPLLEDGRLRRIEFKNTRNGLFCPVHIVWMHNAPLGKAAREFVQLLSQAY; encoded by the coding sequence ATGAAGTTTTCCAGCAATAACATCGAACTGTTCCTGGCGGTGGTCGACTGCGGCTCGTTTTCGGCCGCCGCGCGCAAGCTGAACCGGGCGCCGTCGGCGGTCAGCATGGCGCTCGCCAATATCGAGGCCGAACTGGGGATCGCCTTGTTCGACCGCGGCCAGCGCGAGGCGTTGCCGACCCCGGCCGCGCTGGCGCTGATTCCCCATGCGCGGCTGATTTCCGGCCAGCTCAGGCAATTGCACCTGCATGCGATCGAATTGTCGCAAGGCCTGGAAAGCAGGGTGTCGCTGGCGATCGCGACGGAAGTCGAAAAGCGCCATTTCCTGGCCGCCATCAAGGCGCTGGCGCTGCGTTATCCCTTGCTCGATATCGAAGTGCTGAGCGGCCCGCAAGACGAGGTGCTGGACTTGCTGCATCGCGGCCGGGTCAGCGCCTGCCTGGCGTTTGGCGGACTGCAAATTAATAATGAGGAACAATTCCACCTGGTCGGCGCCGAATCGCTGGTGGCCACCATGTCGCCGCGCCATCCCGCCTTGGGCGGCGCAGGGCAGGCGGTGTATATCGAAGACCTGGTGCAAGTGCGCCAGATCGTCGTCGCCAGCCGCGACTTGCCGCTGGCCGATGCGCGCACGCTGGTCGGCCAGGCCAGCTGGCGCACCGACAGCCTGGGCATGGCGATCGACATGGTGGAAGCGGGCCTCGGCTGGGCCAACCTGCCGCTGTCGGTGATACGGCCGCTGCTGGAAGATGGCCGGCTCAGGCGGATCGAGTTCAAGAATACCCGCAACGGCCTGTTTTGTCCGGTGCACATCGTCTGGATGCACAACGCGCCGCTGGGCAAGGCCGCGCGTGAATTCGTGCAGCTGCTGAGCCAGGCTTATTGA
- a CDS encoding MFS transporter: MARLPAIPTASKRPILMVIGILLIAMNLRAPFTSIAPLLEELRNRYALGAGQAGLLITLPLLAFAAVSPFAAGLARRCGIERTLFGALAVIAAGLLLRAAGGVAPLYAGTVIIGAGIALGNVLLPSLLKRDFPAQAASLTALYVLSMGVAAAASSAIVIPLSHALHADWRLVSRLPLLLTALAALLWLPQLPRRQPPGPQPAAASQPHDAVWRAPIAWQVTAYLGLDCLLYYVGVSWLPSILRDTAAYSTAEAASLHGVLLLATALPGLVLIPLAPRLRDQRAPACLLACSMVVGLLGFVLAPVHALIWIVLFGVGAGGGLVLALALIGLRTANAGGAAALSGMAQCIGYFFAAAGPPLIGKAHQATGGWNAPLSLCACLGVLMAIVGLYAGRNLQIGARQGHSCAPAVPAGTLPQRR; the protein is encoded by the coding sequence ATGGCCCGTCTCCCCGCCATCCCGACCGCCAGCAAGCGGCCGATCTTGATGGTCATCGGCATTTTGCTGATTGCCATGAATTTGCGCGCGCCCTTTACCAGCATTGCGCCATTGCTGGAAGAACTCAGGAACCGCTATGCACTCGGCGCCGGCCAGGCCGGTTTGCTGATCACGCTGCCACTGCTGGCCTTCGCGGCCGTCTCGCCGTTCGCCGCCGGCCTGGCCAGGCGGTGCGGCATCGAGCGCACGCTGTTCGGCGCCCTCGCCGTCATCGCGGCCGGCCTGCTGCTGCGCGCCGCCGGCGGCGTCGCGCCGCTGTATGCGGGGACCGTGATCATCGGCGCCGGCATCGCGCTCGGCAACGTATTGCTGCCGAGCCTGCTGAAGCGCGACTTCCCCGCGCAGGCGGCTTCGCTGACCGCCCTGTATGTCCTGTCGATGGGCGTCGCGGCGGCGGCCAGCTCGGCCATCGTGATTCCCTTGTCGCACGCGCTGCATGCCGACTGGCGCCTCGTCTCGCGCCTGCCCTTGCTACTGACCGCGCTCGCCGCCTTGTTGTGGCTGCCGCAATTACCGCGCCGCCAGCCGCCAGGCCCGCAGCCGGCGGCGGCCAGCCAGCCGCACGATGCGGTCTGGCGCGCGCCGATCGCGTGGCAGGTGACCGCCTACCTCGGACTCGACTGCTTGCTGTACTACGTCGGCGTCAGCTGGCTGCCGTCGATCCTGCGCGATACGGCCGCTTATTCGACCGCCGAAGCGGCGTCCTTGCATGGCGTGCTGCTGCTGGCGACGGCGCTTCCCGGCCTGGTGCTGATTCCGCTGGCGCCGAGGCTGCGCGACCAGCGCGCGCCCGCCTGCCTGCTGGCCTGCAGCATGGTGGTTGGATTGCTGGGTTTTGTACTGGCGCCGGTCCATGCGCTCATCTGGATCGTGTTGTTCGGGGTCGGCGCCGGGGGCGGACTGGTGCTGGCGCTGGCCCTGATCGGCCTGCGCACCGCCAATGCCGGCGGCGCCGCCGCACTCTCCGGGATGGCGCAATGCATCGGTTATTTCTTTGCCGCCGCCGGCCCGCCATTGATCGGCAAGGCGCATCAGGCCACGGGCGGCTGGAACGCGCCGCTGAGCTTGTGCGCCTGCCTCGGCGTGCTGATGGCCATCGTCGGCCTGTACGCCGGCCGCAATCTCCAGATCGGCGCCCGGCAAGGCCACAGCTGCGCGCCGGCCGTGCCAGCAGGCACGCTCCCGCAGCGCCGCTAG
- a CDS encoding helix-turn-helix domain-containing protein, with protein MSALATLRANNDLDNIPQPAIALRAHAMDGDRDPALHRHRKGQLVLALRGSVICEVPHGYWMVPPHCGVWIPGGMSHSMRVTADTDLCLLCVEPAAAVLPEDCCTLTITPLLREMILRLVTLAQSYAVDSPTARLVGVMLDELGRMPIEQLYFPISDHPTLRRLADALLQAPADRRTAREWAAWLALSERTLARLVRQQTGMTFGRWRQQLQIIVALRWLYSGLRVQRVAEDLGYESVSAFITMFKKALGASPAKYLARTAR; from the coding sequence ATGTCGGCCCTCGCCACGCTACGCGCCAATAACGATCTGGACAACATCCCCCAGCCAGCGATTGCGCTGCGGGCCCATGCGATGGATGGCGACCGCGATCCGGCGCTGCACCGCCACCGCAAGGGACAATTAGTGCTTGCCCTGCGCGGCAGCGTGATTTGCGAAGTGCCGCATGGATACTGGATGGTGCCGCCGCATTGCGGCGTCTGGATACCTGGAGGAATGTCCCACAGCATGCGCGTGACGGCGGACACCGACCTGTGCCTGCTCTGCGTGGAGCCGGCGGCGGCCGTGCTGCCCGAGGACTGCTGCACCTTGACGATCACGCCGCTGCTGCGCGAAATGATCTTGCGGCTGGTTACATTAGCGCAGAGCTACGCCGTGGACAGCCCGACGGCGCGGCTGGTCGGCGTCATGCTCGACGAGCTGGGGCGAATGCCGATCGAGCAATTGTATTTTCCCATCTCGGATCATCCGACGCTGCGCCGGCTGGCCGATGCACTGCTGCAGGCGCCGGCCGATCGCAGGACGGCCCGCGAATGGGCGGCCTGGCTGGCGCTCAGCGAGAGGACGCTGGCCCGGCTGGTGCGGCAGCAGACGGGCATGACTTTTGGCCGTTGGCGGCAGCAGCTGCAGATTATCGTTGCGTTAAGGTGGCTGTACTCCGGGCTGCGGGTACAGCGGGTCGCGGAAGACCTGGGCTATGAATCCGTCAGCGCCTTCATCACGATGTTCAAGAAGGCGCTTGGCGCCTCGCCGGCGAAATATCTGGCCAGGACTGCGCGCTAG
- a CDS encoding PACE efflux transporter — MQGLKRRITYVAAFEVCGLTMSTLWLSWLSGSAASSTGPLAVMITTLAMTWNFFYNIAFEAWERRQVSRARTVLRRVAHAIGFQLTLVLYLIPLIAWWMRISLWQAFLLDFALMLIIPLYSFLFTWAFDRVFGEPDSAKQVNRVRA; from the coding sequence ATGCAGGGCCTTAAAAGAAGAATCACGTATGTCGCGGCCTTCGAAGTATGCGGCCTGACCATGTCAACGCTGTGGCTGTCGTGGCTGTCCGGCTCGGCCGCCAGCAGCACCGGGCCGCTGGCGGTGATGATCACCACCCTCGCGATGACCTGGAATTTTTTCTACAATATCGCGTTCGAGGCGTGGGAACGGCGCCAGGTGTCGCGCGCGCGCACCGTGCTGCGCCGGGTTGCCCACGCCATCGGTTTCCAGCTCACGCTGGTGCTGTACCTGATTCCCTTGATCGCGTGGTGGATGCGGATCAGCCTGTGGCAAGCGTTCTTGCTCGATTTTGCGCTGATGCTGATCATCCCGCTCTACAGCTTCCTGTTTACATGGGCGTTCGACCGCGTCTTTGGCGAACCGGATTCCGCCAAACAAGTCAATCGGGTCCGGGCCTAG